From a single Anaerolineaceae bacterium oral taxon 439 genomic region:
- a CDS encoding DNA-binding transcriptional regulator has translation MKIERLIGILSVLLQRDKVTAPELAELFEVSRRTINRDIEALCTAGIPILTTQGINGGIRIMDGYRVDRTILSNADMQAILAGLRSLDSVSGTNRYLQLMEKLAAGTTTVLPGDGHILINLAPWNKSAVSARVEMIHGAIEGKRCLYFHYSSPSGESDRKIEPYYLIFEWSSWYVWGWCKERNDFRLFKLNRITKISSGETFTPRAVPYPDLSNERVFPHRYIVKAVIQSEYRFRILEDFGPESFKEQTDGTLLFSFGFTEFSAIKSWVLSFGDGIELLEPCEIREDLKRFGKDLIEKYSKHDIQVS, from the coding sequence ATGAAGATAGAGAGATTGATCGGTATTCTTTCCGTGCTGCTTCAAAGGGACAAAGTCACGGCTCCCGAACTTGCGGAATTGTTTGAAGTTTCCCGAAGAACCATTAATCGAGACATTGAAGCACTCTGTACCGCGGGGATTCCTATTCTGACCACACAGGGAATAAACGGCGGGATTCGGATCATGGACGGGTACAGAGTAGACCGGACCATTCTTTCAAACGCTGATATGCAGGCTATCTTGGCCGGACTTCGCAGTTTGGACAGCGTAAGCGGAACGAATCGATATTTGCAGCTGATGGAAAAGTTAGCGGCCGGGACAACAACTGTGCTTCCCGGCGACGGTCATATCCTGATCAACCTTGCGCCGTGGAACAAGTCGGCTGTGTCCGCGCGAGTAGAGATGATTCATGGAGCCATCGAGGGAAAACGCTGCCTGTATTTTCATTATTCATCTCCGTCAGGAGAGAGCGACAGAAAGATTGAACCTTACTATTTGATTTTCGAATGGTCAAGCTGGTATGTATGGGGCTGGTGTAAAGAGCGAAATGATTTCAGATTGTTTAAACTGAACAGAATAACAAAAATATCGTCCGGCGAAACATTTACGCCGCGCGCTGTTCCATATCCCGATTTATCAAATGAGCGTGTTTTCCCGCATCGTTACATAGTAAAGGCAGTCATACAATCTGAATACCGTTTTCGCATACTGGAGGACTTTGGCCCCGAATCCTTCAAAGAGCAGACAGACGGCACACTTCTGTTTTCATTTGGCTTTACAGAGTTTAGCGCCATAAAGTCATGGGTGTTGTCATTTGGCGATGGAATTGAATTACTGGAGCCTTGCGAGATACGGGAAGATTTGAAGAGATTCGGGAAAGATTTAATAGAAAAATATTCTAAACATGACATACAGGTGTCCTGA
- a CDS encoding peptide ABC transporter ATP-binding protein, which produces MDDILRVRGLETQFRTRNGTIHAVNGVSFSIREGETLGIVGESGCGKTVSMMSMLGLIPTPPGKVVAGEAQFEGVDLLKLSNDQMRMYRGSKLSVVFQDPMTSFNPVLTIGQQTAEPYMIHHKCSKAEAYERAIKYLELVGIPKAKDRIHEYPHQFSGGMRQRVMIAMGLICEPKILIADEPTTALDVTIQAQIVELVKRLRDELGMAIIWITHDLGIIAGLADRVNVMYGGYIIETAPVKSLYANPKHPYTIGLLGSLPRMDEQSYRRLTSIDGLPPTLLEKPTYCPFEPRCTHAIERCRRENPTLVKRADDDHFVACWLDPTTWKEYE; this is translated from the coding sequence ATGGATGATATTTTGCGGGTAAGAGGACTCGAAACGCAGTTTCGCACCCGGAACGGAACGATTCACGCGGTAAACGGCGTTTCGTTTTCGATTCGCGAGGGAGAGACGCTGGGGATCGTCGGAGAGAGCGGCTGCGGCAAGACGGTATCGATGATGTCGATGCTGGGGCTGATTCCGACGCCGCCGGGAAAAGTTGTCGCCGGCGAAGCGCAGTTTGAAGGCGTCGACCTGCTGAAACTGAGCAACGACCAGATGCGGATGTATCGCGGGTCAAAGCTCAGCGTCGTCTTTCAGGATCCGATGACGTCGTTTAACCCGGTCCTGACGATCGGTCAGCAGACCGCGGAACCGTACATGATTCATCATAAATGCAGCAAGGCGGAGGCGTACGAGCGGGCGATTAAATATCTCGAGCTCGTCGGGATCCCGAAAGCGAAGGACCGGATCCATGAATATCCGCATCAATTTTCCGGCGGGATGCGCCAGCGGGTCATGATCGCGATGGGGCTGATCTGCGAACCGAAGATCCTGATCGCGGACGAGCCAACGACGGCGCTCGACGTCACGATTCAGGCGCAGATCGTCGAGCTGGTCAAGCGGCTTCGCGACGAGCTGGGGATGGCGATTATCTGGATCACGCATGATCTCGGGATTATCGCCGGGCTTGCGGATCGGGTGAACGTCATGTATGGCGGGTATATTATCGAGACCGCGCCGGTTAAGAGCCTTTACGCCAATCCGAAACATCCATACACGATCGGGCTGCTTGGATCGCTCCCACGGATGGACGAGCAGTCGTACCGCCGATTGACCTCGATCGACGGACTCCCGCCGACGCTTCTCGAAAAGCCGACATATTGTCCGTTTGAACCGCGCTGTACGCATGCGATTGAACGCTGCCGGAGGGAAAATCCAACGCTGGTAAAACGCGCGGACGACGATCATTTCGTCGCCTGCTGGCTCGATCCTACGACCTGGAAGGAGTACGAATAA
- a CDS encoding glyoxalase yields the protein MRLDGFGIFVKDMGTMVRFYRDVLGFEIQEDENASNVYLEKDGTLFLLFRRSDFEKMTGRGFSYADKINGHYEIALSVKDYAAVDRAYKEVIEKGAAPVMPPATEEWGQRTCYVADPEGNLIEIGSFVKGDGKDGI from the coding sequence ATGCGGTTAGATGGATTTGGAATTTTTGTAAAAGATATGGGAACGATGGTTCGCTTTTACCGGGACGTTCTCGGATTTGAAATTCAAGAGGATGAGAATGCCAGCAATGTTTATCTGGAAAAGGATGGCACGCTTTTTCTCCTGTTCCGGCGCAGCGACTTTGAAAAAATGACTGGCCGCGGTTTTTCCTATGCAGATAAGATCAATGGGCATTATGAAATTGCGTTATCCGTCAAAGATTACGCCGCTGTCGACAGAGCGTATAAAGAAGTGATTGAAAAAGGGGCAGCACCTGTCATGCCGCCGGCAACTGAGGAATGGGGGCAGCGAACTTGTTATGTTGCCGATCCGGAAGGGAACCTGATCGAGATCGGTTCTTTCGTGAAAGGAGATGGCAAAGATGGCATTTGA
- a CDS encoding peptide ABC transporter substrate-binding protein produces MAEREVLLHVEHLVKHFPIKKGIIFQRAAGAVHAVDDVTFDIYSGETLGLVGESGCGKSTTGRTILQLYRPTSGKVIFEGEDLAALKGETLRRKRRDIQMIFQDPYASLNPRMTVGRIIGEPMEIHGTYRGAARERRVAELLSLVGLNPAFVNRYPHEFSGGQRQRIGVARALALEPKLIVCDEPISALDVSIQAQVVNLLEDLQKELNLTYLFIAHDLSMVRHISDRIAVMYLGIIVELADRNTLYNNPTHPYSQALLSAVPFPDPFVEETRERIILEGDVPSPINPPSGCRFRTRCRYAEEICAAERPALSEVASGHYCACHFRDRFAKKADARAFL; encoded by the coding sequence ATGGCTGAAAGGGAAGTTCTTCTCCATGTTGAGCATCTGGTAAAGCATTTTCCGATCAAAAAAGGTATTATTTTCCAGCGCGCGGCCGGCGCTGTCCACGCGGTCGACGACGTGACGTTCGATATTTATTCCGGCGAGACGCTGGGATTGGTTGGAGAGAGCGGCTGCGGAAAGTCGACGACGGGCAGAACGATTTTGCAGCTGTATCGTCCGACGTCGGGAAAAGTCATTTTTGAGGGCGAGGATTTAGCGGCGCTCAAGGGCGAGACGCTCCGGCGCAAGCGCCGGGATATCCAGATGATTTTCCAGGATCCGTATGCGAGCCTGAATCCGCGGATGACGGTCGGGCGGATTATCGGCGAGCCGATGGAGATTCATGGAACGTACCGGGGCGCGGCGCGCGAGCGGCGGGTAGCGGAGCTGCTGTCGCTGGTCGGGCTGAACCCCGCGTTTGTGAACCGTTATCCGCATGAATTTTCCGGCGGTCAGCGGCAGCGGATCGGCGTGGCGCGCGCGTTGGCGCTGGAGCCGAAGCTGATAGTCTGCGACGAGCCGATTTCGGCGCTCGACGTCTCGATCCAGGCGCAGGTGGTCAACCTGCTGGAAGACTTGCAGAAGGAATTGAACCTGACGTATCTCTTTATCGCGCACGACTTGTCGATGGTCCGGCATATCAGCGACCGGATTGCGGTCATGTATCTGGGGATTATTGTCGAGCTGGCGGATCGGAATACGCTGTACAATAATCCGACGCATCCGTACAGTCAGGCGCTGCTGTCGGCGGTCCCGTTCCCGGATCCGTTCGTCGAAGAGACGCGCGAGCGGATTATTCTTGAAGGGGACGTTCCGTCGCCGATTAATCCGCCGTCCGGCTGCCGTTTCCGGACGCGCTGCCGCTATGCTGAGGAGATCTGCGCGGCGGAGCGGCCGGCGCTGAGCGAGGTCGCGTCGGGTCATTATTGCGCCTGCCATTTTCGCGATCGCTTCGCGAAGAAAGCGGACGCTCGGGCGTTTTTATAA
- a CDS encoding phosphofructokinase, whose translation MSKTIGILTGGGDVPGLNPAMKAFIAVALNSGYKVYGVRRGWAGLLEYDFNDPESHSLIFEITEDEIRKIDRTGGTFLHTSRTNPQRVKANVIPEFLKNSPQGHKVNEDTYDYTPHVLEVLEKKGISALVTIGGDDTLSFTVRLHNEGFPVIAIPKTMDNDVYGTDYCIGFSTAITRSIEVITNMRTSLGSHERIGVVELFGRNSGETSLIAAYLSGADRAVIPEVHFNIDTLTDFLVHDKKRNPSHYSIMTISEGAIMEGGDVIETGEMDAYGHRKLGGIGMIVAEAIKRRSNINIMYQQVGYMMRSGAPDSLDRMVATSFGHLAAQSLMRNDFGRMVALHGGKYTTVPVSMVLAGKKIVDVPAFYDIVNYRPLIKDFLGVPMFLS comes from the coding sequence ATGAGTAAAACAATCGGCATTTTAACCGGCGGCGGCGACGTCCCGGGATTGAACCCCGCGATGAAAGCGTTTATCGCCGTCGCGCTCAACAGCGGCTATAAAGTCTACGGCGTCCGCCGTGGCTGGGCGGGCCTGCTGGAATATGATTTTAACGACCCGGAGTCGCATTCGCTGATCTTCGAAATCACCGAAGACGAAATCCGCAAGATCGACCGGACCGGCGGAACGTTCCTGCATACTTCCCGAACCAACCCGCAGCGCGTCAAGGCTAACGTCATTCCCGAATTCCTGAAGAACTCGCCGCAGGGGCATAAGGTCAACGAAGATACCTACGATTACACGCCGCACGTTCTCGAAGTCCTCGAGAAGAAAGGTATCAGCGCCCTCGTCACGATCGGCGGCGACGATACGCTGAGCTTCACTGTCCGGCTGCATAACGAAGGCTTCCCCGTCATCGCCATCCCGAAAACGATGGATAACGACGTTTACGGAACCGATTACTGTATCGGATTCTCGACCGCGATTACCCGCTCGATTGAAGTCATTACCAACATGCGGACCTCGCTCGGTTCGCACGAGCGCATCGGCGTCGTCGAACTCTTCGGCCGCAACTCCGGAGAAACCAGCCTGATCGCCGCGTATCTCTCCGGAGCGGACCGCGCGGTCATTCCCGAAGTCCATTTCAATATCGATACGCTGACCGATTTCCTCGTTCATGATAAAAAACGCAACCCGTCGCACTACTCGATCATGACCATCTCCGAAGGCGCAATCATGGAAGGCGGAGACGTCATCGAAACCGGCGAAATGGACGCATACGGGCATCGCAAGCTCGGCGGGATCGGCATGATCGTCGCGGAAGCGATCAAGCGCCGCTCCAATATCAACATCATGTACCAGCAGGTTGGTTATATGATGCGCTCCGGCGCGCCGGATTCCCTCGACCGCATGGTCGCCACCTCCTTCGGCCACCTCGCGGCGCAGTCGCTCATGCGTAACGATTTCGGCCGCATGGTCGCGCTCCACGGCGGGAAATACACGACCGTTCCGGTCTCGATGGTCCTTGCCGGAAAGAAGATCGTCGACGTTCCGGCGTTTTATGATATCGTAAACTATCGGCCGCTGATTAAGGATTTCCTCGGCGTGCCGATGTTCCTCAGTTAA
- a CDS encoding methyltransferase has product MKAYQDINKETIDRWVEEGWEWSRPVSHEEYLQAKHGNWNVLLTPTVFVPHEWFGNLKGKKILGLASGGGQQMPIFIALGAECTVLDYSSGQIESEIFVAEREGYKINAIEGDMTKKFPFADESFDLIFHPVSNCFVEDVRHVFNEAYRVLKKGGILLSGLNNEINYIVDNEEKEIVWKMPFNPLKDEKAWEYMIAEGSGIQFSHNMTEQIGGQLKAGFTLLDLYEDTNGAGRLHEMNIKTYIATQSVKSV; this is encoded by the coding sequence GTGAAGGCATATCAGGATATCAATAAAGAAACGATTGATCGATGGGTTGAAGAAGGCTGGGAATGGAGCAGGCCTGTTTCCCATGAAGAATATCTTCAGGCAAAGCATGGGAATTGGAATGTTCTGCTGACGCCGACTGTTTTTGTTCCCCATGAATGGTTTGGAAATCTGAAAGGAAAGAAGATCCTGGGATTGGCGTCGGGTGGGGGACAGCAGATGCCGATCTTTATCGCGCTTGGCGCTGAATGCACAGTGCTCGATTATTCATCCGGGCAAATAGAATCCGAAATCTTCGTCGCGGAAAGGGAGGGATACAAGATAAACGCTATCGAAGGGGACATGACCAAAAAATTTCCTTTCGCTGACGAGAGCTTTGACCTGATATTTCATCCGGTTTCAAACTGCTTTGTCGAAGATGTACGGCATGTTTTTAATGAGGCTTACAGAGTTTTGAAAAAAGGCGGTATTTTACTTTCCGGATTGAACAACGAGATAAATTATATTGTCGATAATGAAGAAAAGGAGATCGTGTGGAAAATGCCGTTTAATCCGTTAAAGGACGAAAAAGCCTGGGAATACATGATCGCGGAGGGTTCCGGAATTCAGTTTTCACATAATATGACCGAGCAGATAGGCGGCCAATTAAAGGCGGGATTCACGCTTCTTGATTTATATGAAGATACGAATGGCGCAGGCAGGCTTCATGAAATGAATATTAAAACATATATCGCGACCCAATCCGTCAAATCGGTTTAA
- a CDS encoding fructose-bisphosphate aldolase (catalyzes the formation of glycerone phosphate and glyceraldehyde 3-phosphate from fructose 1,6, bisphosphate): protein MIVTTKKLFEHAYGKYAIGAYNVNNAEQIVGLFRGNLDSKAPFIVQISKGARSYTSTIMLEGLIRAADAMFPEAIFAVHLDHGDEKTCYDCINSGFYSSVMIDASAEPFDENVAISKRVADAAHAKGLVVEAELGKLGGVEEHVSVNEADAKLTDPDSVKEFVDKTGVDSLAVAIGTSHGAFKFSGSQSLHFDVLAEIQKRVPGFPLVMHGSSSVPQDEVERINAAGGKLLGAKGVDATQFLPAAKLGVTKINIDTDGRLVWTRVHREYFRDHPENFDLRPIGKVFMDEYAKFIANKNVLLGSAGQLDDVRRFVAK, encoded by the coding sequence ATGATCGTAACCACCAAAAAACTTTTTGAACATGCGTATGGAAAATACGCGATCGGCGCTTATAACGTCAACAACGCGGAACAGATCGTCGGCCTCTTCCGGGGCAACCTCGATTCCAAGGCGCCGTTTATCGTCCAGATCTCCAAGGGCGCGCGCAGCTACACCAGCACCATCATGCTTGAAGGGCTGATCCGCGCTGCCGACGCGATGTTCCCCGAAGCGATCTTCGCGGTTCATCTCGACCACGGCGACGAGAAAACCTGTTATGACTGTATCAACAGCGGCTTTTACTCCTCCGTCATGATCGACGCGTCCGCCGAACCGTTCGACGAGAACGTCGCGATTTCGAAGCGCGTCGCCGACGCGGCGCACGCGAAAGGTCTCGTCGTCGAAGCCGAACTCGGGAAGCTCGGCGGCGTCGAGGAGCATGTCTCCGTTAACGAAGCCGACGCCAAGCTCACCGACCCCGATTCCGTCAAGGAATTCGTCGATAAAACCGGCGTCGATTCTCTCGCGGTCGCGATCGGGACCAGCCACGGCGCGTTCAAGTTCTCAGGGTCACAGTCGCTCCATTTCGACGTCCTCGCCGAAATTCAGAAGCGCGTCCCCGGCTTCCCGCTCGTCATGCACGGGTCGTCTTCCGTCCCGCAGGACGAAGTCGAACGGATCAACGCCGCCGGCGGTAAACTCCTCGGCGCGAAAGGCGTCGACGCGACCCAGTTCCTCCCCGCCGCGAAGCTCGGCGTCACCAAAATCAATATCGATACCGACGGCCGCCTCGTCTGGACCCGCGTCCATCGCGAATACTTCCGCGATCACCCGGAAAACTTCGACCTGCGCCCGATCGGGAAGGTCTTCATGGACGAATACGCCAAGTTCATCGCCAATAAAAACGTGCTCCTCGGCTCCGCCGGTCAGCTCGACGACGTCCGCAGGTTCGTCGCGAAATAA
- a CDS encoding GNAT family N-acetyltransferase: MNVALVRVSVDDTEKIWAMQIKAFQNLLEKYQDFETSPANETKEKIKTKLLQEYTFFYYIYKDGDIVGAVRVIDRRDGSRKRIAPVFIMEEFRNKGIAQRAFCEIERIHGKDRWELDTIFQEKGNCYLYEKLGYNKTGEIERINDRMDIVHYIKN, translated from the coding sequence ATGAATGTAGCGTTAGTAAGGGTAAGCGTTGACGACACAGAAAAAATATGGGCGATGCAAATCAAAGCGTTCCAAAACTTATTAGAAAAATATCAAGATTTTGAAACAAGTCCAGCAAATGAAACAAAAGAAAAAATCAAAACCAAATTGCTGCAAGAATATACTTTCTTTTATTACATTTATAAAGATGGAGATATCGTTGGCGCTGTTCGAGTAATTGATAGAAGAGACGGAAGTAGAAAGAGGATAGCGCCAGTTTTTATAATGGAGGAATTCCGTAATAAAGGGATAGCACAAAGAGCCTTTTGTGAAATAGAAAGAATTCATGGAAAAGATAGATGGGAGCTTGACACAATCTTTCAAGAAAAAGGCAACTGCTACTTATATGAAAAATTAGGATATAACAAGACAGGAGAGATTGAGAGAATAAATGATAGAATGGATATTGTTCACTATATAAAGAATTGA
- a CDS encoding transcriptional regulator — MAFDYKKEYKEFYMPKNTPGIINVPGMNYIAVRGQGNPNEEDGEYKRAIGLLYGIAFTIKMSKKSDRRIDGYFDYVIPPLEGFWWQDGMRGVDYSHKESFKWISVIRLPDFVTKTDLDWAINEAAKKKKADFSKVEFLTYDEGICVQCLHIGPYDDEPATVKLMHSFMEQQGYALDITERRHHHEIYLGDARKATPEKLKTVIRHPIKKADNSKSAH, encoded by the coding sequence ATGGCATTTGACTACAAAAAAGAGTATAAGGAATTCTATATGCCGAAAAACACGCCCGGCATCATAAATGTGCCGGGCATGAATTATATTGCCGTCCGTGGGCAGGGCAATCCGAATGAAGAAGACGGTGAATACAAGCGGGCGATTGGCTTGCTCTACGGCATAGCATTTACAATTAAAATGAGCAAGAAAAGCGATCGCCGCATAGACGGTTACTTCGATTATGTGATTCCTCCGCTCGAAGGTTTCTGGTGGCAGGACGGTATGCGTGGCGTCGACTATTCCCATAAGGAGTCCTTCAAATGGATCTCCGTCATCCGGCTGCCGGATTTCGTCACAAAGACTGATCTCGACTGGGCGATCAACGAGGCAGCCAAAAAAAAGAAAGCGGACTTCTCGAAGGTAGAGTTCCTGACTTATGATGAAGGAATCTGCGTTCAGTGTCTGCATATCGGCCCATACGATGATGAGCCCGCGACTGTGAAGCTTATGCATAGCTTCATGGAACAGCAGGGGTATGCGCTCGACATTACGGAACGGCGGCATCATCACGAAATCTACCTGGGAGACGCCAGAAAGGCCACGCCCGAAAAGCTGAAGACTGTCATCAGGCATCCGATAAAGAAAGCTGACAATTCAAAGTCAGCGCATTGA
- a CDS encoding reactive intermediate/imine deaminase, whose protein sequence is MAEKKIITTKKAPAALGPYSVAVAFEKLVFVSGQLGIDPATNEVAGDSVEAQTRQALTNIAGILEDAGTNLENVLKTTVFLCDMNDFAAMNAVYSEFFKTDCPARSAVQVAKLPKGLAVEIEVIAAIP, encoded by the coding sequence ATGGCAGAGAAAAAAATAATCACAACGAAGAAAGCCCCGGCGGCGTTAGGTCCCTATTCGGTCGCCGTCGCTTTTGAGAAGCTGGTCTTCGTATCGGGGCAGTTAGGTATCGATCCGGCGACGAATGAGGTTGCCGGCGACAGCGTCGAAGCGCAGACGCGGCAGGCGCTGACGAACATCGCCGGAATTTTGGAAGACGCGGGGACGAACCTGGAAAACGTGTTAAAAACGACCGTCTTTTTATGCGATATGAACGATTTCGCCGCCATGAACGCGGTTTATTCGGAATTTTTCAAGACGGACTGCCCGGCGCGCTCCGCCGTTCAGGTCGCTAAACTTCCGAAAGGGTTGGCGGTCGAAATTGAAGTCATCGCCGCGATTCCGTAA
- a CDS encoding glycosyl transferase: MIRETVSVIVPCFNEERTIGLLLDALAGQTFPAEATEVLISDGRSTDRTRDVIRRWAEARAFPRVAVVDNPERNIPAALNRAIEASSGSIVIRLDAHCVPNPDYIERCAATLDAGTAENVGGRWDIRADGNGWQARSIAAAAASPIGAGDAKYRYSEAAGFVDTVPFGAFRRETLDRFGGYDESLLSNEDYDLNARIRSAGGKVFFDPAIRSVYFARRSFSSLGKQYFRYGYWKVAMLEKAPKSLRWRQLLPPLFVLGVLLLALMSLFWAEARALLLLTGIFYLGALLFVSIRSAGKKDDLGLIVGMPIAVSIMHFCWGGGFLFHAARRLFRRPRGGKAENAG, translated from the coding sequence ATGATCCGGGAAACTGTTTCGGTGATCGTCCCCTGCTTCAACGAAGAGCGGACGATCGGCTTGCTTTTAGACGCGCTGGCGGGTCAGACGTTCCCTGCCGAGGCGACTGAAGTCCTGATCTCTGACGGAAGGTCGACCGATCGGACGCGCGACGTGATTCGCCGCTGGGCGGAGGCGCGCGCGTTCCCGCGCGTTGCCGTCGTCGATAATCCGGAACGGAATATCCCGGCGGCGCTGAACCGCGCGATTGAAGCTTCGTCCGGTTCGATTGTTATCCGACTGGATGCGCATTGCGTCCCGAATCCGGATTATATTGAACGCTGCGCCGCGACGTTGGACGCGGGAACGGCGGAGAACGTCGGAGGAAGATGGGATATCCGGGCTGACGGAAACGGCTGGCAGGCGCGTTCGATCGCGGCGGCGGCGGCTTCTCCGATCGGGGCGGGCGACGCAAAATACCGGTATTCCGAGGCGGCAGGGTTCGTCGATACCGTTCCGTTCGGCGCGTTCCGGCGCGAAACGCTCGACCGGTTCGGCGGATACGACGAATCGCTCCTCAGCAACGAGGATTACGACCTGAACGCGCGGATCCGTTCCGCCGGAGGAAAGGTTTTTTTCGATCCGGCGATCCGATCCGTTTATTTCGCGCGCCGTTCTTTTTCCTCGCTGGGGAAGCAGTATTTCCGGTACGGTTACTGGAAGGTCGCGATGCTGGAGAAGGCGCCGAAAAGCCTGCGCTGGCGGCAGCTTCTTCCGCCGCTTTTCGTTCTGGGCGTATTGCTGCTTGCGCTGATGTCGCTGTTCTGGGCGGAGGCGCGGGCGCTGCTGCTCCTGACGGGGATTTTTTATCTGGGCGCGCTGCTTTTCGTCTCGATCCGCAGCGCTGGGAAAAAGGACGATCTCGGGTTAATCGTGGGAATGCCGATCGCGGTATCGATTATGCACTTTTGTTGGGGAGGCGGTTTCCTTTTTCATGCTGCCCGGCGGCTTTTTCGTCGGCCGCGCGGCGGAAAGGCGGAAAACGCGGGATAA